From the Acidicapsa ligni genome, one window contains:
- a CDS encoding OPT family oligopeptide transporter — MPVPDFQPYVSPNERRPEFTLRAILLGCFFGIIFGAVTVYVGLRAGLTVAASIPISVLSISILRVFGKSSILENNIVQTTGNAGQSIASGVIFTLPALIFLGFDLEYSRIFLLALVGGWLGVLFMIPLRRQLIVEEHGTLTYPEGTACADVLLAGDRGGSFASRVFLGLGLGGVYTLFQNENLFGAWPGTPDYQPDLGPQHILKGAAIRADATPEYLGVGYIIGPKVSGIIFAGGVFSWLVLMPLIHFFGTGLDHAIYPGTKPIALMSPSELWSTYIRPMGAGAVAAAGLITLIKTIPTITGALTSAFGKMRKSGTAKTKAIRTEDDLPMSVVIGGSIALIVIMFLFLQFKPVPGTFVGAWANLAASLLIVVFGFLFVTVSSRIVGLIGSSASPVSGMTIATLMATSAIFLVKGWTAPAYGALAITIGGAVCIAASNSGDTSQDLKTGYLIGATPRLQQIALMIGVCVSTVVIGFTLSAMNTAFQEFRSAQQVWNINIPHSGVNVQQGAKLPEKISVVDANKITTTHNPSEYVVLNALGSPELADGKYLYSPATGRIEVQWIQGIGSENAAAPQARLMATVINGILTQKLPWGLVLMGVFLVIAVELLGIRSLSFAVGAYLSIGTTLAIFVGGVVRFLVDRALEKAGHSTEESEVSPGSLYASGLIAAGGIIGLIGVAIKAYESITGNQVPIQFPRTFLYHDWISVVMFAALAFSLFYFARKPLKKS, encoded by the coding sequence CTGCCTGTGCCCGATTTTCAGCCGTATGTTTCTCCCAACGAACGCCGCCCCGAATTTACGTTGCGCGCCATCCTTCTGGGCTGCTTTTTTGGAATCATCTTTGGGGCCGTCACAGTCTATGTTGGCCTTCGCGCTGGACTTACGGTCGCTGCCTCGATTCCGATCTCGGTGCTCTCAATCAGCATCCTGCGCGTCTTCGGCAAGTCGTCCATCCTCGAAAACAACATCGTCCAGACCACCGGCAACGCAGGTCAGTCGATCGCTTCGGGCGTGATCTTTACCCTGCCCGCGCTGATTTTTCTGGGCTTTGATCTGGAGTACTCACGCATCTTCCTCCTCGCCCTGGTTGGCGGATGGCTGGGAGTGCTCTTCATGATTCCCCTCCGCCGCCAACTCATCGTCGAGGAGCACGGAACGCTCACCTACCCCGAAGGCACCGCCTGCGCCGATGTTCTGCTGGCCGGGGATCGCGGCGGATCGTTCGCCAGCCGAGTCTTTCTCGGCCTCGGCCTCGGCGGCGTTTACACCCTCTTTCAAAATGAAAATCTCTTCGGCGCATGGCCTGGCACCCCCGATTACCAGCCGGACCTGGGCCCGCAGCATATTCTCAAAGGTGCAGCCATTCGCGCCGACGCCACCCCGGAATATCTAGGCGTTGGCTACATCATCGGACCCAAAGTCTCCGGCATCATCTTCGCCGGCGGCGTCTTCTCGTGGCTGGTTCTGATGCCCCTGATTCACTTCTTTGGCACCGGTCTGGATCACGCCATCTATCCCGGCACCAAGCCCATCGCCCTCATGAGCCCCAGCGAGCTTTGGTCAACCTACATCCGTCCCATGGGCGCAGGCGCGGTAGCCGCCGCCGGACTGATCACCCTGATCAAAACCATTCCGACCATTACCGGCGCACTCACCAGCGCCTTCGGCAAGATGCGCAAATCAGGAACCGCCAAAACCAAGGCCATTCGCACCGAAGACGACCTGCCCATGAGCGTAGTCATCGGAGGCTCAATCGCCCTGATCGTCATCATGTTTCTCTTCCTGCAATTCAAACCGGTCCCGGGCACCTTCGTCGGAGCATGGGCCAACCTGGCTGCTTCGCTGCTGATCGTCGTCTTCGGCTTCCTCTTTGTAACCGTAAGCTCGCGAATCGTCGGCCTGATCGGCAGTTCGGCCAGCCCGGTTTCCGGCATGACGATTGCCACCCTGATGGCGACTTCAGCCATCTTCCTGGTAAAGGGTTGGACAGCTCCCGCCTACGGCGCACTGGCCATCACCATCGGCGGCGCAGTCTGCATCGCCGCCTCAAACTCCGGCGACACCAGCCAGGATCTCAAGACCGGCTACCTGATCGGAGCAACACCTCGACTACAGCAGATAGCCCTGATGATCGGTGTCTGCGTTTCAACAGTAGTGATCGGCTTTACGCTCTCCGCCATGAACACCGCCTTTCAGGAATTCCGTTCCGCCCAGCAGGTCTGGAACATCAACATTCCCCACTCCGGCGTAAACGTGCAGCAGGGTGCCAAGCTACCCGAAAAGATCTCCGTAGTGGACGCAAACAAAATCACGACCACCCACAATCCCAGCGAATACGTAGTCCTCAATGCTCTCGGCTCGCCCGAGTTAGCCGATGGCAAGTATCTCTACTCCCCCGCGACAGGCCGCATTGAAGTCCAATGGATTCAGGGCATCGGCAGCGAAAACGCCGCCGCCCCGCAGGCCCGTCTAATGGCCACAGTAATCAACGGCATCCTCACCCAAAAGCTGCCTTGGGGACTCGTATTGATGGGAGTCTTCCTCGTGATTGCCGTAGAGTTGCTCGGGATTCGATCGCTCTCCTTCGCAGTCGGAGCCTATCTTTCGATTGGCACCACCCTGGCCATCTTCGTCGGCGGAGTCGTTCGCTTCCTGGTAGATCGCGCTCTTGAAAAAGCCGGACACAGCACGGAAGAAAGCGAAGTCAGTCCCGGTTCCCTGTATGCCTCCGGCCTCATCGCCGCAGGCGGAATCATCGGGCTGATCGGCGTGGCAATCAAAGCCTACGAATCAATCACCGGCAACCAGGTACCGATCCAGTTCCCGCGCACATTCCTCTACCACGATTGGATTTCTGTAGTAATGTTCGCCGCACTGGCCTTCTCCCTGTTCTACTTCGCCAGAAAGCCCCTCAAGAAATCCTGA